The bacterium nucleotide sequence GCTTCTAACCTCTGTCCTCTGCTATTTATATTTATCCGTGCTAATCCGTGTCAATCAATGGCTGAACAGTTACAATAAATTTATTGACAATCTCTGTCGGATATTATATAATATTATTATCCGATATATCTGATAATAAGAGGTCTAATTGAATGAATAGCGAGCAAATAATAGAGACTTTACTCTTATGGAATTTTTGGGAGAAGGATATAGATATAGGTGTGCTCAGGGAAGAGTATCTAACACGGATAAGAAGATATTTATCTACGGATGAAATTGTAGTTGTAACAGGGGTGAGACGGTCGGGTAAAAGCACTCTTTTGCTTCAGGTAATCTTCGAGTTAATTAAAAATAATCTTCCCAGCATCAATACCCTTTATGTTAATTTTGAGGACCCGAGGTTTTATAATTTTTCGACCTGTGAAATAGGAATATTTTGATCGTGGTTAGTATAAGAAGGGGGATAAGGGGATAAAGGAGATATGGAGATATCAAAAGGATATCAAGAAAATTTACTTACTGAGATAATAATTCAATGTATTATTAAGGTACACCAGACATTGGGTCCAGGTTTTCTGGAAAGTATTTACCGCAGGGCAATGGTAATTGAACTTACAAAACAGGGATTGAGAGTTAAGACAGAGAAAGAAATACTAATCTACTACGAAGGAGAAGAAATTGGGAAACACAGATTGGATATTCTTGTAGAAAGCAAGGTAATAGTAGAACTAAAAACGGTGGAGGAATTAAGCAAAGCTCATTATGCTCAGGTTCGCTCATATTTAAAAGCTACAGGTGTAAAGGTGGCTATTCTTGTAAACTTTGCTAAAGAAAAGGCAGATTTTAGAAGAGTGGAATTAGAATAATATCCCCTTATCTCCTTAATCTCCCTATCTCCTTTTCTTACACCAAGCAGTGGAGTATAATTTTGTTTTCCCATGTCGACCTATTTCACAGGTCGCAAAATTGTAGGATTTGTTACTATCCTGATTTCCTGGCTGTTAACTGATTGCTG carries:
- a CDS encoding GxxExxY protein, producing the protein MEISKGYQENLLTEIIIQCIIKVHQTLGPGFLESIYRRAMVIELTKQGLRVKTEKEILIYYEGEEIGKHRLDILVESKVIVELKTVEELSKAHYAQVRSYLKATGVKVAILVNFAKEKADFRRVELE
- a CDS encoding AAA family ATPase; the protein is MNSEQIIETLLLWNFWEKDIDIGVLREEYLTRIRRYLSTDEIVVVTGVRRSGKSTLLLQVIFELIKNNLPSINTLYVNFEDPRFYNFSTCEIGIF